A single Mycolicibacterium cosmeticum DNA region contains:
- a CDS encoding histidine phosphatase family protein, whose translation MTVILLRHGRSTSNTAHTLAGRSEGVDLDEKGREQAAAVVDRIGTLPVKAIVRSPLLRCATTVAPLAAALQLEPTVDERISEVDYGAWTGRKIADLVKEPLWTVVQQQPSAAVFPDGEGLAQVQARAVAAVREHDRRLSSEHEGDVLWVACTHGDVIKAVLADALGTHLDSFQRITADPASMSVIRYTDTRPFVLHVNHTGNGLTAALTPKPAGEPGAETAAPATDAVVGGSTD comes from the coding sequence GTGACCGTCATCCTGTTGCGGCACGGCCGTTCGACGTCCAACACCGCGCACACGCTGGCCGGCCGCTCCGAGGGGGTCGACCTCGACGAGAAGGGCCGCGAGCAGGCCGCCGCGGTGGTGGACCGGATCGGCACGCTGCCGGTGAAGGCGATCGTGCGCTCACCGTTGCTGCGCTGCGCCACCACCGTCGCGCCCCTGGCCGCCGCACTGCAGCTGGAGCCGACCGTCGACGAGCGGATCTCCGAGGTCGACTACGGCGCCTGGACCGGCCGCAAGATCGCCGACCTGGTCAAGGAACCGCTGTGGACGGTGGTGCAGCAGCAACCCAGTGCCGCGGTGTTCCCCGACGGGGAAGGCCTGGCCCAGGTACAGGCCAGGGCCGTCGCGGCCGTCCGGGAACACGACCGCCGACTGTCTTCCGAGCACGAGGGCGACGTGCTGTGGGTGGCCTGCACCCACGGTGATGTCATCAAAGCGGTGCTGGCCGACGCGCTGGGCACGCACCTGGACAGCTTTCAGCGCATCACCGCCGACCCGGCGTCGATGAGCGTGATCCGCTACACCGATACCCGGCCGTTCGTGCTGCACGTCAATCACACCGGCAACGGCCTGACCGCCGCCCTGACCCCCAAACCCGCCGGCGAGCCCGGTGCCGAGACCGCCGCGCCCGCCACGGATGCGGTTGTCGGCGGCTCCACCGACTGA
- a CDS encoding DUF5703 family protein: MSVQRGRMPAGWAGELSDEYEWVPLRLPPDVTRLSASIRLSIEAEYRGWELTRVRLYTDGSRRVLLRRKKTALGDQPAL; the protein is encoded by the coding sequence ATGAGCGTGCAACGCGGCCGGATGCCGGCCGGCTGGGCCGGTGAGCTGTCCGACGAATACGAGTGGGTACCGCTGCGGCTGCCACCGGACGTCACCCGGCTCTCGGCGTCCATCCGGTTGTCCATCGAGGCCGAGTACCGCGGCTGGGAGTTGACCCGGGTGCGGCTGTACACCGACGGCAGCCGCCGAGTGTTGCTGCGCCGCAAGAAAACCGCACTCGGGGATCAGCCGGCGCTGTGA
- a CDS encoding SCO1664 family protein: MMTPNPDRERVHRVLAHGDLTVIGRIRSASNATFLCEARLEDHQEHCVYKPVAGEAPLWDFPDGTLAGREFAAYLVSAALDWNIVPYTIIRVGPAGPGMVQRWVDQPGDALSEQDPEDADDSEPEGPDLVDLVPAGQLPQGYLPILQAYDYAGDEVTLVHADTDALRRMAVFDVVINNADRKGGHILAGVDGGVYGVDHGVSLHAEDKLRTVLWGWAGKPVEDANLAAVARLREQLDGDLGAQLGEHITDREVAALRSRIIALLNNPVMPTPDRHRPIPWPAF, encoded by the coding sequence ATGATGACACCGAATCCTGACCGGGAGCGGGTGCACCGGGTTCTCGCGCACGGCGACCTGACCGTCATCGGACGGATCCGCTCGGCCAGTAACGCGACCTTCCTGTGTGAGGCCCGGCTGGAGGACCACCAGGAACACTGCGTGTACAAGCCGGTGGCGGGGGAGGCCCCGCTGTGGGACTTCCCCGACGGCACGCTGGCCGGTCGCGAGTTCGCCGCCTACCTGGTGTCCGCCGCCCTGGACTGGAACATCGTGCCCTACACCATCATTCGGGTCGGGCCGGCCGGCCCGGGCATGGTGCAGCGCTGGGTGGACCAACCCGGTGACGCGCTGTCGGAGCAGGATCCCGAGGACGCCGACGACTCCGAACCCGAGGGACCGGACCTCGTCGACCTGGTACCCGCCGGGCAGCTGCCGCAGGGTTATCTGCCGATCCTGCAGGCCTACGACTACGCCGGCGACGAGGTCACCCTGGTGCACGCCGACACCGACGCGCTGCGCCGGATGGCGGTTTTCGACGTGGTGATCAACAACGCCGACCGCAAGGGCGGCCACATCCTGGCCGGCGTGGACGGCGGTGTGTACGGCGTCGACCACGGGGTGAGCCTGCACGCCGAGGACAAGTTGCGCACCGTGCTGTGGGGCTGGGCGGGCAAGCCGGTCGAGGATGCCAACCTGGCGGCCGTCGCCCGGTTGCGGGAGCAGCTCGACGGTGACCTGGGCGCCCAATTGGGTGAGCACATCACCGACCGCGAGGTCGCCGCGTTGCGGTCGAGAATCATTGCGCTGCTAAACAATCCGGTGATGCCGACGCCAGATCGACACCGGCCCATCCCGTGGCCGGCGTTCTAG
- a CDS encoding M20/M25/M40 family metallo-hydrolase — protein sequence MTLPQGERSDRIRPEDEVVDLVSSLIRFDTSNTGEPETTKGEAECAHWVAAQLEEVGYETEYIEAGAPGRGNVFARLKGADPSRGALLIHGHLDVVPAEPADWSVHPFSGAVEDGYVWGRGAVDMKDMVGMTLAVARHLKREGIVPPRDLVFAFVSDEEHGGTYGCQWLVDHRPDLFEGITEAIGEVGGFSLTVPTRDGGEKRLYLIETAEKGLSWMRLEARGRAGHGSMVHDDNAVTAIAEAVARLGKHQFPIVLTPSVAEFLAAVSEETGYEFDLDSPDLDGTIAKLGGIARIVGATLRDTANPTMLKAGYKANVIPATAEAMVDCRVLPGRKEAFEREVDELIGPNVTRTWERDLPSVQTTFDGDLVDAMNAALLAADPGARTVPYMMSGGTDAKAFSRLGIRCFGFAPLRLPPDLDFAALFHGVDERVPVDALQFGAKVLHNFLTKC from the coding sequence GTGACATTGCCCCAAGGCGAGCGAAGCGACCGGATTCGACCCGAAGACGAAGTGGTCGACCTCGTCAGCAGCCTCATCCGATTCGACACGTCCAACACCGGTGAGCCCGAAACCACCAAGGGCGAGGCCGAATGCGCGCACTGGGTGGCCGCCCAACTCGAAGAGGTGGGTTATGAAACCGAGTACATCGAGGCGGGCGCACCCGGCCGCGGAAACGTCTTCGCCCGCCTGAAAGGCGCCGACCCCAGCCGGGGCGCGCTGCTGATCCACGGTCACCTCGACGTGGTGCCCGCCGAACCGGCCGACTGGAGCGTGCACCCGTTCTCCGGGGCCGTCGAGGACGGCTATGTCTGGGGCCGCGGCGCGGTCGACATGAAGGACATGGTCGGCATGACCCTCGCGGTCGCCCGGCATCTCAAGCGTGAGGGCATCGTCCCGCCCAGGGACCTGGTGTTCGCCTTCGTCTCCGATGAGGAACACGGCGGCACCTACGGCTGCCAGTGGCTGGTCGACCACCGGCCCGACCTGTTCGAGGGCATCACCGAGGCGATCGGTGAGGTCGGCGGGTTCTCGCTGACCGTGCCGACCCGCGACGGCGGCGAGAAGCGGCTCTACCTGATCGAGACTGCCGAGAAGGGGCTGTCCTGGATGCGGCTGGAAGCCCGCGGACGGGCAGGCCACGGCTCGATGGTGCACGACGACAACGCCGTCACCGCCATCGCCGAGGCCGTCGCCCGGCTGGGCAAGCACCAGTTCCCGATCGTGCTGACGCCGTCGGTCGCCGAATTCCTGGCCGCGGTGTCCGAAGAGACGGGCTACGAGTTCGACCTCGACTCACCCGACCTGGACGGCACCATCGCCAAGCTCGGCGGCATCGCCCGCATCGTCGGCGCCACGCTGCGCGACACCGCGAACCCCACCATGCTCAAGGCCGGCTATAAGGCCAACGTCATCCCCGCCACGGCCGAGGCGATGGTGGACTGCCGGGTGCTGCCCGGCCGCAAGGAGGCCTTCGAGCGCGAGGTCGACGAGCTGATCGGGCCCAACGTCACCCGCACCTGGGAGCGCGACCTGCCGTCGGTGCAGACCACCTTCGACGGTGACCTGGTGGACGCGATGAACGCCGCGCTGCTGGCAGCCGATCCGGGTGCCCGCACGGTGCCCTACATGATGTCCGGTGGGACCGATGCGAAAGCCTTCTCCCGCTTGGGGATTCGTTGCTTCGGCTTCGCGCCGCTGCGGCTGCCGCCGGACCTGGACTTCGCGGCGCTGTTCCACGGTGTCGACGAGCGGGTACCCGTGGACGCACTACAGTTCGGGGCGAAAGTCCTGCACAACTTTCTTACCAAATGCTGA
- a CDS encoding NHL repeat-containing protein, producing MTFSAGCSKNPADSPPPTITPASAAVSPPAAGAVPGVVRPLPAPGLAAVFDPRTAALTVLGPADRLTVFGAHPRTVTLPSPARAVAGDGTGRVYLATRGGYLRVDLANGAATRVDVTGEADTDFTAITVRADGRLVLGSADGAVLTLAAGDSANAVSARLKIFAHVDGLAAQGNSVVVLDRGQTSVTEVDDDGTKAEQALRAGEGATTIAADPAGRVLVADTRGGALLVYGTEPLILRQAYPVPDAPYGLAGSPGLAWVSQTATNTVVGYDLSTGIPVEKVRYRTVQQPDILAYDDASGTLYVVSGSGGGVQVIEKAAR from the coding sequence GTGACGTTCTCTGCGGGTTGCTCAAAGAACCCTGCGGATTCGCCACCGCCCACCATCACGCCCGCCTCGGCCGCGGTGTCACCGCCGGCCGCCGGCGCCGTCCCGGGCGTCGTGCGCCCGCTGCCGGCGCCCGGCCTGGCGGCGGTGTTCGACCCGCGGACCGCCGCGCTGACCGTGTTGGGACCGGCCGACCGGCTGACCGTGTTCGGCGCCCACCCCCGGACCGTGACGCTGCCGTCACCGGCCCGCGCGGTGGCCGGCGACGGCACCGGGCGGGTCTATCTGGCCACCCGCGGGGGGTACCTGCGGGTGGATCTGGCCAACGGCGCGGCCACCCGGGTGGACGTCACCGGCGAGGCCGACACCGACTTCACCGCGATCACCGTGCGGGCCGACGGTCGCCTGGTCCTGGGCAGCGCCGACGGTGCCGTGCTGACGCTGGCGGCGGGTGACTCCGCCAACGCCGTCAGCGCCCGGCTGAAGATCTTCGCTCATGTCGACGGCCTTGCCGCGCAGGGCAATTCGGTGGTGGTGCTGGACCGCGGTCAGACCTCGGTGACGGAGGTCGACGACGACGGCACCAAGGCCGAGCAGGCGCTGCGCGCCGGTGAGGGGGCGACGACCATCGCCGCCGACCCTGCCGGTCGGGTGCTGGTCGCCGACACCCGCGGTGGCGCCCTGCTGGTGTACGGCACCGAGCCGCTGATCCTGCGGCAGGCCTACCCGGTGCCCGACGCGCCGTATGGCCTGGCCGGGTCCCCCGGCCTGGCCTGGGTGTCACAGACGGCCACCAACACCGTCGTTGGTTACGATCTGAGCACCGGAATACCCGTAGAGAAGGTGCGTTATAGGACCGTGCAGCAACCCGACATCCTGGCCTACGACGACGCATCGGGCACCCTGTACGTGGTGTCCGGATCCGGAGGTGGGGTGCAGGTGATCGAGAAGGCTGCCCGATGA
- a CDS encoding undecaprenyl-diphosphate phosphatase, which produces MSWLQVVVLSIVQGLTEFLPVSSSGHLAIVSEAFFGRDAGASFTAVIQIGTEVAVLIYFARDIGRILTAWFGGLFDAGRRTADYWLGWWVILGTIPIGIAGLVFKHYIRDDIRNLWIIATALVVFSAVIAAAEYFGRQTREITQFTWRDSLIVGTSQALALIPGVSRSGVTISAGLFLGQKREAAARFGFLLAIPAVLASGLFSLPDAFHPEGAGQSATGPQLLVGTVIAFVIGYAAIAWFLKFLVRHSMYWFVGYRIIVGVTVLILLSTGVIGAQ; this is translated from the coding sequence GTGTCGTGGCTCCAGGTGGTCGTCTTATCGATAGTCCAGGGCCTGACCGAATTCCTGCCGGTTTCCTCGTCGGGACATCTCGCGATCGTCTCCGAGGCGTTCTTCGGCCGGGACGCGGGCGCCTCGTTCACCGCCGTCATCCAGATCGGCACCGAAGTCGCGGTGCTCATCTACTTCGCCCGCGACATCGGCCGGATCCTCACCGCGTGGTTCGGCGGCCTATTCGACGCCGGCCGCCGCACCGCCGACTACTGGCTGGGTTGGTGGGTGATCCTGGGCACCATCCCGATCGGCATCGCCGGGCTGGTGTTCAAGCACTACATCCGCGACGACATCCGCAATCTGTGGATCATCGCCACCGCGCTGGTGGTGTTCTCGGCGGTGATCGCCGCCGCGGAGTACTTCGGCAGGCAGACCCGCGAGATCACCCAGTTCACCTGGCGGGACAGCCTCATCGTCGGCACCTCGCAAGCGCTGGCGCTGATCCCCGGCGTATCCCGGTCCGGTGTCACGATCAGCGCGGGGCTGTTCCTCGGCCAGAAACGCGAGGCCGCCGCCAGGTTCGGCTTCCTGCTCGCCATCCCGGCGGTGCTGGCGTCGGGGCTGTTCTCGCTGCCCGACGCCTTCCATCCCGAGGGCGCCGGGCAGAGCGCGACCGGGCCGCAGTTGCTGGTGGGCACCGTGATCGCCTTCGTCATCGGCTACGCCGCGATCGCCTGGTTCCTGAAATTCCTGGTCCGGCACAGCATGTACTGGTTCGTCGGATACCGGATCATCGTCGGGGTGACCGTGTTGATCCTGCTGAGCACCGGCGTGATCGGGGCCCAGTGA
- a CDS encoding YbhB/YbcL family Raf kinase inhibitor-like protein, producing the protein MSKSPYDNLPQLPTFSLTSESVTDGQPLGNDQVSGIMGAGGADVSPQLSWSGFPEETRSFAVTVYDPDAPTASGFWHWAVADLPAGVTSLPADAGNGDPLPGGAVTLANDAGLKRFIGAAPPAGHGPHRYYIAVHALPVESLGLPDGATPAYLGFNLFGQAIARAVIHGTYEQK; encoded by the coding sequence ATGAGCAAGTCACCGTATGACAACCTGCCGCAGCTTCCGACGTTTTCGCTGACATCCGAATCGGTGACCGACGGTCAGCCGCTGGGCAACGACCAGGTCAGCGGGATCATGGGAGCCGGTGGGGCCGATGTGTCACCGCAGCTGAGCTGGTCCGGTTTCCCGGAGGAGACCCGCAGCTTCGCGGTGACGGTGTACGACCCCGACGCCCCGACGGCCTCGGGTTTCTGGCATTGGGCGGTGGCCGATCTGCCGGCCGGCGTCACGTCGCTGCCCGCCGACGCCGGTAACGGTGACCCGCTGCCGGGCGGCGCGGTGACCCTGGCCAACGACGCCGGCCTCAAGCGCTTCATCGGCGCGGCCCCGCCCGCCGGTCACGGCCCGCACCGCTACTACATCGCCGTGCACGCGCTGCCCGTCGAGTCACTGGGGCTGCCCGACGGCGCCACCCCGGCCTATCTCGGCTTCAACCTGTTCGGCCAGGCCATCGCCCGCGCCGTCATCCACGGCACGTACGAGCAGAAGTAG
- a CDS encoding 3'(2'),5'-bisphosphate nucleotidase CysQ, producing the protein MAGVLVGSAALTDADVAATVAAEAGRLLLAVRDEVGFYDPYDLGDAGDRRANALILKRLRELRPDDAVLSEEAADDLSRVHADRVWIVDPVDGTREFSLPGRADWAVHIALWQRNGKPEGSITDAAVALPAIGQVYRTDTVTPPPPRADGPIRITASTYRPPAVLWWLRDHLDIELVRIGSAGAKAMAVVRGDVDAYIHAGGQWEWDSAAPAGVVQAAGLHATRLAGDPLVYNRRDPYLPDLLMCRPELAGILLDTIRSAH; encoded by the coding sequence GTGGCCGGCGTTCTAGTGGGTTCCGCCGCGCTCACCGATGCCGACGTGGCCGCCACCGTTGCGGCCGAGGCCGGCCGGCTGCTGCTCGCGGTGCGCGACGAGGTCGGTTTCTACGACCCCTACGACCTCGGCGACGCCGGGGACCGGCGGGCCAACGCGCTGATCCTCAAACGGCTGCGGGAACTGCGCCCGGACGACGCGGTGCTCTCCGAGGAGGCTGCCGACGACCTGTCCCGGGTGCACGCCGACCGGGTGTGGATCGTCGACCCGGTGGACGGGACCCGCGAGTTCTCGTTGCCGGGGCGGGCGGACTGGGCGGTGCACATCGCCCTGTGGCAGCGGAACGGGAAACCGGAGGGCTCCATCACCGACGCCGCGGTGGCGTTGCCGGCCATCGGGCAGGTCTACCGCACCGACACCGTCACGCCGCCGCCACCACGCGCCGACGGACCGATCCGCATCACCGCCAGCACGTACCGGCCCCCCGCGGTGCTGTGGTGGTTGCGCGATCATCTCGACATCGAGCTGGTGCGGATCGGCTCGGCCGGCGCCAAGGCGATGGCGGTGGTGCGCGGCGACGTGGACGCCTACATCCATGCCGGCGGGCAGTGGGAGTGGGATTCGGCGGCGCCGGCCGGTGTGGTGCAGGCCGCCGGCCTGCATGCCACCCGGCTGGCGGGGGACCCGCTGGTGTACAACCGCCGCGACCCGTACCTGCCCGATCTGCTGATGTGCCGTCCGGAACTGGCCGGGATCCTGCTGGACACCATCAGATCCGCGCACTGA
- a CDS encoding quinone-dependent dihydroorotate dehydrogenase: MIYHLLRRMFFLVDPERIHTYVFAALRAAAAVGVSRRALRRLLAPTDPILASTVFGVHFPGPLGLAAGFDKDGRGMAVWGALGFGYAEVGTVTAQPQHGNPPPRLFRLAEDRALLNRMGFNNRGAAALALRLAQHTPDVPIAVNIGKTKVTPADRAVDDYAESARLVGPLAAFLVVNVSSPNTPGLRDLQAVSSLRPILTAVRAATDTPVLVKIAPDLSDADIDEIADLAVELGLAGIVATNTTISRAGLRTPGVADLGPGGVSGAPVKARSLEVLRRLYARVGDRLVLISVGGIETADDAWERIVSGASLLQGYTGFIYGGGLWAKHIHDGIADRLRAGGFGSLAEAVGSAAR; encoded by the coding sequence GTGATCTATCACCTGTTACGCCGGATGTTCTTTCTCGTCGATCCGGAACGCATCCACACGTATGTGTTCGCAGCCCTGCGGGCGGCGGCCGCGGTCGGCGTCAGCCGCAGGGCGCTGCGCCGGCTGCTCGCCCCCACCGATCCGATCCTGGCCAGCACGGTGTTCGGCGTGCACTTCCCGGGCCCCCTGGGCCTGGCCGCCGGATTCGACAAGGACGGCCGCGGCATGGCGGTCTGGGGTGCGCTGGGCTTCGGCTATGCCGAGGTCGGCACGGTGACCGCGCAACCGCAGCACGGCAATCCGCCGCCCCGGCTGTTCCGGCTGGCCGAGGACCGGGCGCTGCTCAACCGGATGGGCTTCAACAACCGCGGGGCCGCCGCGCTGGCGCTGCGGCTGGCCCAGCACACCCCCGACGTGCCGATCGCAGTCAACATCGGCAAGACCAAGGTGACCCCGGCCGATCGGGCCGTCGACGACTACGCCGAGAGCGCCCGGCTGGTGGGCCCGCTGGCCGCGTTCCTGGTGGTCAACGTCAGCTCGCCGAACACCCCCGGGCTGCGCGACCTGCAGGCGGTGTCCTCGCTGCGGCCGATCCTGACGGCGGTGCGAGCCGCCACCGACACCCCCGTCCTGGTAAAGATCGCGCCCGACCTGTCCGACGCCGATATCGACGAGATCGCCGACCTGGCAGTCGAATTGGGTTTGGCCGGCATCGTCGCCACCAACACCACGATCTCCCGTGCCGGGCTGCGCACCCCCGGGGTGGCCGACCTGGGGCCCGGCGGGGTGTCCGGCGCACCGGTGAAGGCCCGCTCGCTGGAGGTGCTGCGCCGGCTGTACGCCCGGGTGGGCGATCGCCTGGTGCTGATCAGCGTCGGCGGTATCGAGACCGCCGACGACGCCTGGGAGCGCATCGTGTCCGGCGCGTCGCTGCTGCAGGGCTACACCGGGTTCATCTACGGCGGCGGGCTGTGGGCCAAACACATCCACGACGGCATCGCCGACCGCCTGCGGGCCGGGGGGTTCGGATCCCTGGCCGAGGCGGTCGGGTCGGCCGCGCGGTAG
- the mshC gene encoding cysteine--1-D-myo-inosityl 2-amino-2-deoxy-alpha-D-glucopyranoside ligase yields the protein MQSWPAPTVPKLPGTGVPLRLFDTADRQVRPVSPGETATMYVCGITPYDATHLGHAATYLTFDLIHRLWLDAGHGVHYVQNVTDVDDPLFERAARDGIGWRELGDRETQLFREDMTALRVLPPRDYVAATDTVGEVVELVEKLLGSGAAYVVDDAEHRDIYFRADATEQFGYESGYDRDTMLRFFAERGGDPDRSGKADPLDALLWRAQRPGEPSWPASFGPGRPGWHIECAAIALNRIGSGFDIQGGGSDLIFPHHEFSAAHAESVTGDRRFARHYVHSGMIGWDGHKMSKSRGNLVLVSRLRADGVDPAAVRLGLFAGHYRADRFWSAEVLDEAQARLARWRQATALPAGPDATDVLGRVRHYLADDLDTPKALAALDGWTTDALTYGGADPSAPRLVADIADALLGVAL from the coding sequence ATGCAGTCGTGGCCGGCGCCGACCGTTCCCAAGTTGCCCGGTACGGGCGTGCCATTACGACTGTTCGACACCGCCGATCGCCAGGTCCGCCCGGTGTCGCCGGGGGAGACCGCAACCATGTACGTCTGCGGGATCACCCCGTATGACGCAACGCATCTCGGGCACGCTGCCACCTATCTGACCTTCGACCTGATCCACCGGCTGTGGCTGGACGCCGGCCACGGCGTGCACTACGTGCAGAACGTCACCGACGTCGACGACCCGCTGTTCGAACGGGCCGCCCGGGACGGTATCGGCTGGCGCGAATTGGGCGACCGCGAGACCCAACTGTTCCGCGAGGACATGACCGCGTTACGGGTGCTGCCGCCGCGGGACTACGTCGCCGCCACCGACACCGTCGGCGAGGTTGTCGAGCTGGTGGAGAAACTGCTGGGCTCCGGTGCGGCCTACGTCGTCGACGACGCCGAGCACCGCGACATCTATTTCCGTGCGGACGCCACCGAACAGTTCGGCTACGAATCCGGGTACGACCGGGACACCATGCTGCGCTTCTTCGCCGAACGCGGCGGCGACCCGGACCGGTCCGGCAAAGCCGACCCGCTGGACGCCCTGCTGTGGCGGGCGCAGCGCCCCGGTGAGCCGAGCTGGCCGGCCTCGTTCGGGCCGGGCCGGCCCGGCTGGCATATCGAGTGTGCGGCCATCGCGCTCAATCGCATCGGCAGCGGCTTCGATATCCAGGGCGGCGGGTCGGACCTGATCTTTCCGCATCACGAGTTCTCGGCCGCGCACGCCGAATCCGTCACCGGCGACCGCCGATTCGCCCGGCATTACGTACACAGCGGCATGATCGGCTGGGACGGGCACAAGATGAGCAAGAGCCGCGGCAACCTGGTGCTGGTGTCGCGGCTGCGGGCCGACGGGGTGGACCCGGCGGCGGTTCGGCTCGGCCTGTTCGCCGGGCACTACCGGGCGGACCGATTCTGGAGCGCCGAGGTCTTGGACGAGGCCCAGGCCCGGCTGGCGCGGTGGCGGCAGGCCACGGCACTGCCCGCCGGCCCGGATGCCACCGATGTCCTCGGCCGGGTCAGGCACTACCTGGCCGACGACCTCGATACACCGAAAGCCCTTGCCGCCCTGGATGGTTGGACCACCGACGCGCTGACCTACGGCGGTGCCGACCCGAGCGCGCCCCGCCTGGTGGCCGACATCGCCGACGCCTTGCTCGGAGTGGCCCTCTGA
- a CDS encoding DUF3090 domain-containing protein, producing the protein MARAIHVFRTPDRFVAGTVGQPGNRTFYLQAVHDKRVISVMLEKQQVAVLAERISALLVEINRRFGTPIPPDTGEVDDLNPLLTPVDVEFRVGTMGLGWDSEAQTVVVELLAVSETEFDASVVLDDAEDGPDAVRVFLTPESAREFANRSNRVISAGRPPCPLCDEPLDPEGHICVRTNGYRRGAFGGADDDTES; encoded by the coding sequence ATGGCACGCGCAATTCACGTCTTCCGCACACCCGACCGCTTCGTGGCCGGGACCGTCGGGCAGCCCGGGAACCGCACGTTCTACCTGCAGGCGGTGCACGACAAGCGGGTGATCTCGGTGATGCTGGAAAAGCAACAGGTGGCCGTGCTCGCCGAGCGCATCTCGGCGCTGCTGGTCGAGATCAACCGCCGCTTCGGAACCCCGATCCCGCCCGATACCGGCGAGGTGGACGACCTCAACCCCCTGCTCACCCCCGTGGACGTGGAGTTCCGGGTGGGCACGATGGGCCTGGGCTGGGATTCCGAGGCGCAGACGGTGGTGGTGGAGCTGCTCGCGGTGTCCGAGACCGAGTTCGACGCGTCGGTGGTGCTCGACGACGCCGAAGACGGGCCCGACGCCGTGCGGGTGTTCCTCACGCCGGAGTCGGCGCGGGAATTCGCCAACCGGTCCAACCGGGTCATCTCCGCCGGCCGGCCGCCGTGCCCACTGTGCGATGAACCGCTCGACCCGGAGGGCCATATCTGTGTTCGCACCAACGGCTACCGGCGCGGCGCGTTCGGCGGAGCCGATGATGACACCGAATCCTGA
- a CDS encoding SDR family oxidoreductase — translation MSARYAVDGKVVFITGGARGVGAEVARRLRAKGARLVLTDLDEAPLAELAAELGGADHVLTALADVRDLPAMQRAADAAVQRFGGIDIVLANAGIASFGSVLQVDPEAFKRVIDVNVVGVFNTVRATLPAVIDRRGYVLVVSSLAAFTSSPGLSAYHASKAGAEYFANTLRLEVAHLGVDVGSAHMSWIDTPLVQDAKADLSAFREMLSKLPPPLNRTTTVAACGAAFVKGIEGRRKRIYCPGWVGAFRWIRPLVPTEVAERDIRKITPELLPKLDAEVAALGRSLSARTEALEKP, via the coding sequence ATGTCCGCAAGATATGCCGTCGACGGCAAGGTCGTGTTCATCACCGGAGGGGCCCGCGGCGTCGGCGCCGAGGTGGCCCGCCGGTTGCGCGCCAAGGGCGCCCGGCTGGTGCTCACCGACCTCGACGAGGCTCCGCTGGCCGAGCTGGCGGCCGAGCTCGGCGGGGCCGATCATGTGCTCACCGCCCTGGCCGACGTGCGGGACCTGCCGGCCATGCAGCGCGCCGCCGACGCGGCCGTGCAGCGGTTCGGCGGCATCGACATCGTGCTGGCCAACGCCGGTATCGCCAGCTTCGGGTCGGTGCTCCAGGTCGACCCGGAGGCGTTCAAACGCGTCATCGACGTCAACGTGGTGGGGGTGTTCAACACCGTGCGGGCCACGCTGCCCGCGGTGATCGACCGCCGTGGTTACGTGCTGGTGGTGTCCTCGCTGGCGGCGTTCACGTCGTCACCGGGGCTGTCGGCCTATCACGCGTCCAAGGCCGGCGCCGAATACTTCGCCAACACCCTGCGCCTGGAGGTCGCCCACCTGGGGGTGGACGTCGGGTCGGCGCACATGAGCTGGATCGACACCCCGTTGGTGCAGGACGCCAAGGCCGACCTGTCGGCGTTCCGCGAGATGCTGTCCAAGCTGCCGCCCCCGCTGAACCGCACGACCACCGTCGCGGCCTGCGGCGCGGCGTTCGTCAAGGGCATCGAGGGCCGCCGCAAGCGCATCTACTGCCCGGGCTGGGTGGGCGCGTTCCGCTGGATCCGGCCGCTGGTGCCCACCGAGGTGGCCGAACGCGATATCCGCAAGATCACCCCGGAACTGCTGCCCAAGCTGGACGCGGAGGTCGCCGCGTTGGGTCGGTCGCTGAGTGCGCGCACCGAGGCGCTGGAGAAGCCTTAG